TCCAGGTCGAGCGCAAGATCAGGAGCCGCGTGAAGCGTCAGATGGAGAAGACGCAACGCGAGTACTACCTGAACGAGCAGATGAAGGCGATCCAGAAGGAACTCGGCGACAGCGAAGAGGGACGGGACGATCTGGCCGAGCTCGAGCAGAAGATCGAGAAGACCAAGCTGACCCGCGAAGCCCGCGAAAAGGCCATGGGCGAGCTCAAGAAGCTGCGCCAGATGAGCCCGATGTCCGCCGAGGCCACAGTTGTCCGCAACTACCTGGATTGGCTGCTGTCGATCCCGTGGGGCTCGAAGGGCAAGGTCAAGCGCGACCTGGACGATGCGCAGAAGGTGCTGGACCACGACCACTACGGTCTTGAGAAGGTCAAGGACCGCATTGTCGAGTATCTCGCCGTTCAGAACCGGACCAACATGCTCAAAGGCCCGATCCTGTGCCTCGTCGGCCCGCCCGGCGTCGGCAAGACCTCGCTCGGCAAGTCGATCGCCAAGTCGACGGGCCGTGAGTTCGTGCGCATGAGCCTTGGCGGCGTGCGGGACGAGGCGGAGATCCGCGGCCACCGCCGGACCTATATCGGTTCGATGCCCGGCAAGGTCATCCAGTCCATGCGGAAGGCAAAGAAGGTCAATCCGCTGTTCCTCTTGGACGAGATCGACAAGATGGGCGCCGATTTCCGCGGCGACCCGGCCTCGGCCTTGCTCGAAGTGCTGGACCCCGAGCAGAACAACACGTTCAACGATCACTATTTGGAAGTGGACTACGATCTGTCGAACGTCATGTTCGTCACGACCGCGAACACGCTGAACATCCCGCCGGCCCTGATGGACCGGATGGAGATCATCCGCATCGCCGGTTACACCGAGGACGAGAAGGTCGAGATCGCTCGGCGCCACCTCATCCCCGTGCAGATCAAGAACCACGGCCTCGAGACGGAGGAGTTCGCGCTCGACGACGACGCCTTGCAGGAACTCATTCGCCGCTACACGCGCGAAGCGGGTGTCCGGAGCCTGGAACGCGAGCTTGCCAAGCTGTCCCGTAAGGCGGTGAAGGAACTCCTGACCACGGACCACACCAAGGTGACGGTCACGATGGACAACCTCGCCGACTACCTCGGCGTGCCGAAATACCGCTACGGCGAGGCCGAGTTGGAAGACCAGGTCGGTGTCGTGACGGGGCTCGCCTGGACCGAGGTCGGCGGCGAGATTCTCACAGTCGAGGCGGTCATGATGCCGGGCAAGGGCAAGATGACGGTCACCGGCAATTTGCGCGATGTCATGAAAGAATCGATTCAGGCCGCGAACGCCTATGTGCGCTCCAGGGCCGTCGATTTCGGAATTGAGCCGCCGCTGTTCGAACGCCGGGATATCCACGTGCACGTTCCGGAGGGTGCAACCCCCAAGGACGGGCCGTCCGCGGGCGTGCCAATGGCCACCGCGATCATCTCGCTGATGACCGGGATTCCGGTGCGGCGCGACGTGGCGATGACCGGCGAAATCACCCTGCGTGGCCGGGTTTTGCCCATTGGCGGCCTCAAGGAGAAGATGCTCGCGGCCTTACGCGCCGGCATCAAGACGGTGATTATCCCTGAGGAAAACGTCAAGGATCTCGCAGAGATACCGGATAAGCTTAAGAATCAACTTGAGATTATGCCGGTCTCGCGGGTCGACGAGGTCTTGAAGATCGCCTTCACCCGGACACCTCAACCCATCGTCTGGGAAGAGGAAGGCGAGGGTGCCTCACAGGTCGTTCCCAACAAGGACGACACCGGCACCGGCGTCACCGCTCACTGACCGCCAAACAGCGCTTCAACCGCAGCGCCGTTAAAACGCCCCATTCGTCTGGTCGCGCGTTATGCACCGATTCGGCTAAGAATGTTGATTTTCTGCGCTTTTTGCGCGACTCATACACGACTTGTTTGTGAATCGATGCGTACCCCTAGAGGGCCCAAGGGTTCATAACAAGCGCCCCACAACGGGGCCGAGCGAAAGGATAACATCGTGAACAAAGCAGAGCTTGTCGCCCAAGTGGCGAAGGAATCCGATTTGTCGAAGGATGCTGCCGAGAAGGCCGTCGACGCGACGTTCAAGAATATCGAGAAGGCTTTGAGCGGTGGCGACACGGTGCGCATTGTCGGCTTTGGTAATTTCCAGGTCGCGCAGCGCAAGGCCTCGGTTGGCCGCAACCCACGCACAGGCGCCGAAGTTCAGATCCCGGCCTCCCGTGTTCCGAAGTTCCGTGCCGGTAAGGCTCTGAAGGAAGCGGTCAACGGCTAAGCGGCCGACTGACTCTTCAGCGACTTCTAGGCGAAGCCTCGCGCAAGCGGGGCTTCGTCTTTTCTGTTTTCGGTTCCGCTGCCCATCCGGATGGGGCACGCGGACCGAACCCGCTCTTGGCAGGGGAACTCTTGCCAGGAGAGTTCTTGGCAGGACGGACGACTTGGTCTAACGCTTCGGACCGGACGTTCCCGGCCTGGCGGGCGGTTAGCTCAGTTGGTAGAGCGCCACGTTTACACCGTGGATGTCGGCAGTTCGAGCCTGTCACCGCCCACCATTCATGCACGCGATCCGGGTGCGTTGTGACCGGAGGCAACGGCGACAAGAAGCCCTGTCTCCGAACTTTTATCCGGCGGGGATAAACGAGCGGCATCTCGCCGCAATTCGTCCTCCGCTCTTTACCCAGCTTGCCTTGACACCCAAAATCCAAGGCCGTACATGCTGGGGATCGCCTCCGGCCGTGGTTACGGCCCGGTAGGGGGTTGTAGCTCAGTTGGTTAGAGCGCCGGCCTGTCACGCCGGAGGCCGCGGGTTCGAGTCCCGTCACTCCCGCCACTTTGGCCCGTCGACGCGCAGTAGACGTTGGAAGAAGGCTTAGAACGAGCCATGGGCCAGTTGCTTCTCGACTATCTTCCTCTCGTCATCTTCATCGCGATCGCCTTCGTCATCTGCACCGTTCTGCTGTTGATCCCGAACGTCATCGCGGTGCGCAATCCGGACCCCGAGAAAGTCTCGGCCTATGAGTGCGGGTTCGACGCCTTCGACGATTCGCGCATGAAGTTCGACGTGCGGTTCTATCTCGTGTCGCTGCTCTTCATCATCTTCGACCTCGAAGTGGCATTCCTGTTTCCGTGGGCCGTCGCGTTCGATGGACTGCCGGCCTTGGGCTTCTGGGCCATGATCGTTTTCCTCGGCGTGCTCACCGTCGGGTTCATCTATGAGTGGCGGAAAGGCGCGCTCGAATGGAATTGATGCCGAAAGTCACCTTCGAGACCGAGGGGAAGGGCGGCGGCCTCATCACTGCCGGCGCGACATCGTTCGGCACGTTCTCCGACGAGCTCGCCGACAAGGGCTTTCTTCTCACGACGGCCGACGATCTCATCAACTGGTCCCGCACCGGTTCGCTGATGTGGATGACCTTCGGGCTCGCCTGCTGCGCCGTCGAGATGATGCAGGCGTCCATGCCGCGCTACGATCTGGAGCGCTTCGGCTTCGCCCCGCGCGGCAGCCCGCGCCAGTCCGACGTCATGATCGTCGCCGGTACGCTGTGCAACAAGATGGCGCCCGCTCTGCGTAAGGTCTACGACCAGATGCCCGAGCCGCGCTACGTCATTTCCATGGGCTCCTGCGCCAATGGCGGGGGCTACTACCACTATTCCTATTCCGTTGTTCGCGGCTGTGATCGCATCGTGCCCGTGGACATCTATGTACCCGGTTGCCCGCCGACGGCCGAAGCCTTGGTTTACGGCGTGCTCCTCCTTCAGAAGAAAATACGGCGGACAGGGACCATTACCCGCTAAACCGCCCAGGTCCTCGGGGGCTTGATGGACGACGAACTGAACAAACTGGGCAGCGACCTCTCGGGGAAGCTAGGGCCGGCGCTCGTCGGCTTTACGGTGGCTCACGGCGAGCTGACGCTGGAAGTTGCGCGCGACAGCATTTGCGATGTCGTCACGCTGCTGCGCGACGACCAGGACTACCGCTTCGGCTCTCTGATCGACGTGTGCGGGGTCGACTATCCCGAGCGCGAAGAGCGTTTCGACATCGTCTACCACCTGCTCAGTCCTTGGAAGAATTTGCGCATCCGCGTGAAGGTCAGGACCGATGCCGAGACGCCGGTCCCGAGCATCGTCGGCATCTTCCCGGCCGCCAACTGGTTCGAGCGCGAGGCCTTCGATCTCTATGGCGTCGTCTTTGACGGGCATCCGGACTTGCGCCGCATCCTGACGGACTACGGCTTCGAGGGCCATCCGCTGCGGAAGGACTTCCCGCTCACCGGATTCGTCGAACTGCGTTACGACGACGAGCAGAAGCGCGTGGTCTACGAGCCCGTGCAACTCATGCAGGACTATCGCGACTTCGACTATCTCAGCCCTTGGGAGGCCATGGAGACGGCCATCCCGGGCGACGAAAAAGCCAGCGTAGTCGAGGAAGGGGAGGACAAGTCGTGAAAGACACGCTCACTCCCGGCCTCAAGCACAGCTTCTCCTACACGGTGCCCCCGACAAAAACGGTCCCGCATCTTTACAAGGAGTCGCCCGAGCTCCAGGCCATGCCCGAAGTGTTCGCCACGGCCTTCATGATCGGGCTGATGGAATGGACTTGCGTGCAGCTTCTCGCCCCGCATTTGGACGAAGGCGAGGGCAGCGTCGGTGTCCATGTGGACGTGTCGCATACAGCCGCGACGCCGCCGGGCCTGACCGTGACCGTCGAGGCCGAGTGCATAGAAGTCAAAGGTCCGCGCGCCAAGTTCCGCGTGGCCGCGCATGATAGCGTCGACGAGATCGGCGCCGGCATCCATGACCGCTTCATCGTCGCCTGGAACCGGTTCGAACGCGGCGTTGCGCCCAAGCGCGACAAGGTTCCAGATCAGCCCCTTGAGGAGGCGCCTGCGTAATGGCCGACACCGACGTCGACAGTCACAAGGAAATCGTTCCCGATTTCGATCATAAGCCCGTCGGCGGCAACCCGGACGCGGGGATTCCGCAGGACGGCGATCGGACCTTCACGATCAATTTCGGCCCGCAGCATCCGGCCGCGCATGGCGTCCTGCGTCTCGTTCTCGAGCTGGACGGCGAGGTGGTCGAGCGCGTGGACCCGCATATCGGTCTGCTCCACCGCGGCACCGAGAAGCTGATCGAGCACAAGACCTATCTCCAGGCGCTGCCGTATTTCGACCGGCTCGACTACGTCGCGCCCATGAACCAGGAGCACGCCTTCTCGCTCGCCGTCGAGAAGCTGCTCGGCCTGACCGTGCCCAAGCGCAGTCAACTCATCCGCGTTTTGTATTCGGAGATCGGGCGGCTCCTGTCGCACCTGCTCAACATCACCACGCAGGCGCTCGACGTGGGCGCGCTCACCCCGCCGCTATGGGGCTTCGAGGAACGCGAAAAGCTGATGGTCTTCTACGAGCGGGCCAGCGGCAGCCGCATGCA
The nucleotide sequence above comes from Methyloceanibacter stevinii. Encoded proteins:
- the lon gene encoding endopeptidase La codes for the protein MTETTPSVSMEGGPELYPVLPLRDIVVFPYMIVPLFVGREKSIAALEEVMRTDKQILLVAQKNASDDEPTAEGIYEMGTLASVLQLLKLPDGTVKVLVEGSRRAIIKNYTDNENYFEAEIEPVEEQTGEDNEIEALARSVVSQFESYVKLNKKISPEVLGTTSHIEDYSKLSDTIASHLAIKIGEKQQILEITSVSERLERVFTLMESEISVLQVERKIRSRVKRQMEKTQREYYLNEQMKAIQKELGDSEEGRDDLAELEQKIEKTKLTREAREKAMGELKKLRQMSPMSAEATVVRNYLDWLLSIPWGSKGKVKRDLDDAQKVLDHDHYGLEKVKDRIVEYLAVQNRTNMLKGPILCLVGPPGVGKTSLGKSIAKSTGREFVRMSLGGVRDEAEIRGHRRTYIGSMPGKVIQSMRKAKKVNPLFLLDEIDKMGADFRGDPASALLEVLDPEQNNTFNDHYLEVDYDLSNVMFVTTANTLNIPPALMDRMEIIRIAGYTEDEKVEIARRHLIPVQIKNHGLETEEFALDDDALQELIRRYTREAGVRSLERELAKLSRKAVKELLTTDHTKVTVTMDNLADYLGVPKYRYGEAELEDQVGVVTGLAWTEVGGEILTVEAVMMPGKGKMTVTGNLRDVMKESIQAANAYVRSRAVDFGIEPPLFERRDIHVHVPEGATPKDGPSAGVPMATAIISLMTGIPVRRDVAMTGEITLRGRVLPIGGLKEKMLAALRAGIKTVIIPEENVKDLAEIPDKLKNQLEIMPVSRVDEVLKIAFTRTPQPIVWEEEGEGASQVVPNKDDTGTGVTAH
- a CDS encoding HU family DNA-binding protein, producing the protein MNKAELVAQVAKESDLSKDAAEKAVDATFKNIEKALSGGDTVRIVGFGNFQVAQRKASVGRNPRTGAEVQIPASRVPKFRAGKALKEAVNG
- a CDS encoding NADH-quinone oxidoreductase subunit A, translated to MGQLLLDYLPLVIFIAIAFVICTVLLLIPNVIAVRNPDPEKVSAYECGFDAFDDSRMKFDVRFYLVSLLFIIFDLEVAFLFPWAVAFDGLPALGFWAMIVFLGVLTVGFIYEWRKGALEWN
- a CDS encoding NuoB/complex I 20 kDa subunit family protein — translated: MELMPKVTFETEGKGGGLITAGATSFGTFSDELADKGFLLTTADDLINWSRTGSLMWMTFGLACCAVEMMQASMPRYDLERFGFAPRGSPRQSDVMIVAGTLCNKMAPALRKVYDQMPEPRYVISMGSCANGGGYYHYSYSVVRGCDRIVPVDIYVPGCPPTAEALVYGVLLLQKKIRRTGTITR
- a CDS encoding NADH-quinone oxidoreductase subunit C, encoding MDDELNKLGSDLSGKLGPALVGFTVAHGELTLEVARDSICDVVTLLRDDQDYRFGSLIDVCGVDYPEREERFDIVYHLLSPWKNLRIRVKVRTDAETPVPSIVGIFPAANWFEREAFDLYGVVFDGHPDLRRILTDYGFEGHPLRKDFPLTGFVELRYDDEQKRVVYEPVQLMQDYRDFDYLSPWEAMETAIPGDEKASVVEEGEDKS
- a CDS encoding thioesterase family protein; this encodes MKDTLTPGLKHSFSYTVPPTKTVPHLYKESPELQAMPEVFATAFMIGLMEWTCVQLLAPHLDEGEGSVGVHVDVSHTAATPPGLTVTVEAECIEVKGPRAKFRVAAHDSVDEIGAGIHDRFIVAWNRFERGVAPKRDKVPDQPLEEAPA